One segment of Methanobacterium sp. DNA contains the following:
- a CDS encoding 50S ribosomal protein L11 has product MAKETVEILIEGGKATPGPPLGPAIGPLGINMMQVVEQINSKTSDFAGIKVPVKVIVDVGTKEFEVEVGTPPTTALILDELNIEKGSQDPGLDKVADLSIDQAKKIARMKFDSLLSNDYKMATKEVIGTCVSMGLTVDGKDPKVVQKEIDEGIYDDQLQ; this is encoded by the coding sequence ATGGCAAAAGAGACAGTAGAAATTCTCATTGAAGGCGGAAAAGCAACACCAGGACCACCATTAGGCCCTGCAATAGGACCGCTTGGTATTAACATGATGCAAGTTGTAGAGCAGATAAACAGCAAAACTTCAGATTTTGCAGGAATCAAAGTTCCAGTAAAAGTCATCGTAGATGTGGGGACAAAAGAATTTGAAGTGGAAGTAGGTACACCTCCAACAACTGCACTTATATTAGATGAACTAAATATTGAAAAAGGTTCCCAAGATCCGGGATTGGACAAAGTTGCTGATCTATCTATAGATCAAGCTAAGAAAATAGCCCGGATGAAATTTGATTCATTACTTTCAAACGATTACAAAATGGCTACTAAGGAAGTTATTGGTACATGTGTGAGTATGGGGCTTACCGTGGACGGAAAAGATCCTAAAGTGGTTCAAAAAGAAATCGATGAAGGTATTTATGACGATCAATTACAGTAA
- a CDS encoding 50S ribosomal protein L10, producing MAHVADWKKEEVNDLKELIKSHSVVGMANLADIPAPQLQKMRQNLKDTTTIKMSRKTLMTLALNESEKNNIDDLKEHMEGQPALIFTNMNPFKLYKILEDSKTVAPAKAGSIAPTDIVVPKGDTAFNPGPILGELQKVGIPAKIDKGKIVITKDKVIVAEGDPVPRDVAGILTRLEIQPMEVGIDLVAAYEDEAIYTSDILTIDQEKTLSDIQKAFSQGLNLSVNASIYTKEAMPLIIQNAVAKSMNLALNAEILTSKTTDLLLSKAYSQMLVLASDLSNINEEAIDDELLEKLKSSHKAVEVKEEKEEDTEDEEEEEEKEEDAAAGLGALFG from the coding sequence ATGGCTCATGTTGCTGATTGGAAGAAAGAAGAGGTAAATGACCTCAAGGAACTTATAAAAAGTCACAGTGTAGTGGGTATGGCTAACTTGGCAGATATACCAGCCCCTCAGCTCCAGAAAATGAGACAAAATTTAAAAGACACTACAACCATAAAAATGTCTAGAAAGACATTAATGACACTGGCTTTAAACGAATCTGAAAAGAACAACATAGATGATCTTAAGGAACATATGGAAGGTCAACCAGCATTGATTTTCACAAATATGAATCCATTTAAACTCTATAAAATCCTTGAAGATAGTAAAACAGTCGCACCAGCAAAAGCTGGAAGTATAGCTCCTACAGATATTGTGGTACCTAAGGGTGACACTGCTTTTAATCCAGGTCCTATTCTTGGAGAACTTCAAAAAGTCGGCATTCCTGCTAAAATAGATAAAGGAAAAATTGTCATAACCAAAGATAAGGTAATTGTTGCTGAAGGGGATCCAGTTCCTCGAGATGTGGCAGGTATTCTTACCAGACTTGAAATCCAGCCAATGGAAGTTGGAATTGATTTAGTAGCAGCTTATGAAGATGAAGCAATATACACATCTGATATTTTAACAATTGACCAAGAGAAGACGCTGTCTGATATACAGAAAGCATTTTCACAGGGATTGAATTTGTCAGTAAACGCTTCTATATACACTAAAGAGGCTATGCCGCTTATAATACAGAATGCTGTGGCCAAGTCAATGAATTTAGCATTAAATGCTGAAATACTCACATCAAAAACAACAGATTTACTGTTATCCAAGGCTTACTCACAGATGTTAGTATTAGCATCTGATTTATCAAACATTAACGAAGAAGCAATTGATGATGAACTTCTAGAAAAGCTGAAATCAAGCCATAAGGCTGTTGAAGTTAAAGAAGAAAAAGAAGAAGATACTGAAGACGAAGAAGAGGAAGAAGAAAAAGAAGAAGATGCGGCAGCAGGGTTAGGCGCCTTGTTTGGCTAA
- the comA gene encoding phosphosulfolactate synthase — MKAFNFITPDRINKPRKNGITMMLDKGMGLNAVEDLLEVSGEFVDLAKFGWGTSALHDRKLIKNKVEMYLSYDTVPYPGGTLFEIAYIKNKFNQFLDEADKLGFKAIEISDGSTDISLEDRRKVISKAKDMGFLVISEVGKKDPTEDHKLGIDNRVDLINFDLDAGADRVLIEAREGGKDIGIYDESGNVKEDELEVLAKTDGTKLIWEAPLKNQQTYLILKFGANVNLGNIAPGEVTALETMRRGLRGDTLGKVNL; from the coding sequence ATGAAAGCATTTAACTTTATTACACCAGATAGGATAAATAAACCTCGTAAAAATGGAATAACCATGATGCTGGATAAAGGTATGGGTTTAAACGCCGTTGAAGACTTATTAGAAGTATCTGGTGAATTTGTTGATCTTGCTAAATTTGGATGGGGCACATCCGCTCTACATGATAGAAAACTAATCAAAAACAAGGTTGAAATGTATTTATCTTACGATACAGTTCCATATCCTGGTGGAACATTATTTGAAATTGCGTATATAAAAAATAAGTTTAATCAATTTTTGGATGAAGCAGATAAATTAGGATTTAAAGCTATTGAAATATCAGATGGATCCACAGACATATCTCTTGAAGATCGAAGAAAAGTTATTTCTAAAGCGAAAGATATGGGCTTTTTAGTTATTTCAGAGGTTGGAAAGAAAGATCCAACTGAAGATCATAAATTAGGTATTGATAACCGGGTTGATCTTATCAATTTTGATTTGGATGCCGGCGCTGATAGAGTGTTGATTGAAGCTCGTGAAGGCGGTAAAGATATTGGAATTTACGATGAATCAGGAAATGTTAAAGAAGATGAGCTTGAAGTTCTGGCAAAGACAGATGGAACTAAGTTGATTTGGGAAGCTCCCCTTAAAAATCAGCAGACATACTTGATTTTAAAATTTGGAGCTAATGTAAATCTGGGCAATATAGCGCCAGGAGAAGTAACTGCCCTTGAAACTATGCGAAGAGGACTTAGAGGAGACACTTTAGGAAAGGTGAATCTTTAA
- a CDS encoding protein translocase SEC61 complex subunit gamma, with protein sequence MSLNKESTAKFIRQCRRVLHVSKKPDREEFLNVAKITGIGIIIIGVIGFIISLIAQLIGNV encoded by the coding sequence ATGAGTTTAAATAAGGAATCTACCGCCAAATTTATTAGACAGTGCAGAAGAGTACTGCATGTATCTAAAAAACCCGATAGAGAAGAATTTTTAAATGTAGCAAAAATTACGGGAATTGGAATTATTATAATCGGTGTAATCGGATTTATAATAAGTTTAATAGCCCAATTGATAGGTAACGTGTAA
- a CDS encoding class I SAM-dependent methyltransferase translates to MKMQKPDNSTPHQAKDYDSNIYNTIPYYALFHEETIKLIKSMGIKPKTWLDTGCGTGTLVEKALNHFPDTQFLLADPSCGMLDESKEKLAKYESRVIFLEPAASHKISIPCTVDVVTAIQSHHYMSKEERFEATKTVYNLLNENGVFITFENISPLTEKGIEIGKKYWKNFQISKGKNEEEVENHLKRFNVEYLPLNIEEHLSLLRKCGFSVVEMFWYSYMQAGFYCIK, encoded by the coding sequence ATGAAAATGCAAAAACCTGATAATTCCACACCACACCAAGCAAAGGATTATGATTCCAATATTTACAATACAATCCCATATTATGCTCTTTTTCATGAAGAAACAATTAAATTAATTAAATCAATGGGCATTAAACCAAAAACATGGTTAGATACTGGCTGCGGCACCGGAACACTGGTAGAAAAAGCATTAAATCATTTTCCAGATACACAATTTTTACTTGCAGATCCCTCCTGCGGAATGCTGGATGAATCTAAAGAAAAATTAGCTAAATATGAAAGTAGGGTTATTTTTTTAGAACCGGCAGCAAGCCACAAAATTTCCATCCCTTGCACTGTTGATGTGGTTACAGCAATCCAATCACATCATTATATGTCTAAAGAAGAGAGATTTGAAGCAACAAAAACAGTTTATAACCTTTTAAATGAAAATGGCGTTTTTATAACCTTTGAAAACATCAGCCCATTAACAGAAAAAGGAATTGAAATTGGAAAAAAATATTGGAAAAACTTCCAGATTTCAAAGGGAAAAAATGAAGAAGAAGTGGAAAATCACCTAAAACGTTTTAACGTGGAATATTTACCTTTAAACATAGAAGAACATCTTTCTTTACTTAGAAAATGTGGATTTAGTGTTGTTGAGATGTTCTGGTATTCTTACATGCAGGCTGGGTTTTACTGTATTAAATAG
- a CDS encoding HEAT repeat domain-containing protein: protein MVSYENIKQMADKKDIDGLINALKISEINSEELKLVINFLVNIGPLTVEPLMEGMKSSDEVFREKCIVALAEISDPQSFETLIQALNDDYPGVRYQATRGLALFRNTLAFDPLMDISNNDHYDEIRGSAVFSLGYMDSRAFEPLINFLDDSNDYIRYNAIRALVVLNDTRAIEPLKKLSGDPNIEIRDSIAFALDILEKELKWKNEVNYADVEVSTLNNPAELILENGEVEPSEKVTLWNIKEMGNKKDIKGLIKVIEDDDCHLFFEEFKEVRNILLNIGSEALSPLIEATNDSNYYFRLKCIDIISYMDDPCVIKHLINALDDPEADVRKTVARGLSMVFDYCVIEPLIRTLNDSDEEVRLTAAKSLASMGHPSGFKYLFEALENEKVQVQIEARNALERNRLTKLYLDGKIKNDEDVSRMVEHNALDNLYNYDGKIRYLALKALFKMNSDILDVYINDIEDLFDFMNDPDAEFRVFIIKIISDKEDFMFEDYEDLAKKSPAVKPLINALKDSNTNVQLAAFCALCMYGRLDDLIDDFKDKDYFIELIDLLKRKEYVEDLIEDLEFKNYDIFSYAIKAIDEILKPIAPLNKPNEDIQIQTHARNALEKNGKFETPNVNGEIKDDKINETVISEAIEEDLNKESVKAISEENNNYTEPVKANDSENEIITMEDIKQMGEKRDIEGLIRVLKDEKYDDSYSIVCFLVDFGSESVEPLIKSLKNSDDPSFKSFCIYILGRIRDKSSLNVLEDAFEDPTTQRAAAGALAKIGDLKGLIYLIEINEEKIAAGERELWGDLRDSDFNGKEYLIEENDPILQKVGMYALKYNGKFRDFKFLNKYLKNPDPLKRIAALNSMDNIFHDTRRSASFIDDNILDALRNDMVGLDIGFASDHKIAYKLIMRSLKDPDSKVQLEAKKSLLNMIDSCIADEEYYGEFIRDLETLGYIIDFKYLEKIGFGLRDVEVNYNFAFRRTIN from the coding sequence ATGGTTTCATATGAGAATATCAAGCAAATGGCAGATAAAAAAGATATTGATGGGCTAATTAATGCTTTAAAGATTAGTGAAATTAATTCAGAAGAGCTTAAACTTGTTATAAATTTTCTTGTTAATATTGGCCCTTTAACTGTTGAACCACTAATGGAAGGTATGAAGAGTTCTGATGAAGTTTTTAGAGAAAAATGCATAGTAGCACTTGCTGAAATATCAGATCCACAATCCTTTGAAACGCTAATCCAAGCTTTAAATGATGATTATCCGGGTGTTCGTTATCAAGCAACAAGAGGTCTGGCATTGTTTAGGAACACTCTCGCATTCGACCCATTGATGGATATCTCAAATAATGATCATTATGACGAAATTCGAGGATCAGCAGTATTTTCCTTAGGATATATGGATTCTCGTGCATTCGAACCATTAATTAATTTTTTAGACGATTCTAACGATTATATTCGTTATAATGCAATAAGGGCATTAGTAGTGCTAAATGATACTCGAGCTATTGAACCTCTAAAAAAACTATCAGGTGATCCAAATATCGAAATTCGTGATAGTATTGCATTTGCGCTAGATATACTTGAAAAGGAGTTAAAATGGAAAAATGAGGTTAATTATGCTGATGTGGAAGTATCTACTCTTAATAATCCTGCTGAATTGATTCTGGAAAATGGTGAAGTTGAACCGTCTGAAAAGGTTACATTATGGAATATTAAGGAAATGGGAAATAAAAAAGATATTAAAGGGCTAATTAAAGTTATAGAAGATGATGATTGCCATTTATTTTTTGAAGAATTTAAAGAAGTTCGTAATATTCTTTTAAATATTGGATCCGAAGCCTTAAGTCCATTAATAGAAGCTACAAATGATTCGAATTATTATTTTAGATTAAAATGTATAGATATAATAAGCTATATGGATGATCCCTGTGTTATTAAACATTTAATCAATGCTTTAGATGATCCAGAGGCAGATGTTCGTAAAACAGTTGCAAGAGGATTAAGTATGGTCTTTGATTACTGTGTTATAGAACCTTTAATTAGAACATTAAATGATTCTGATGAAGAAGTTAGATTAACTGCTGCAAAATCATTGGCAAGTATGGGTCATCCTAGTGGCTTTAAATATTTATTTGAAGCATTAGAAAATGAAAAAGTGCAGGTTCAAATTGAAGCTAGAAATGCATTGGAAAGAAATAGATTAACGAAGTTATATCTTGATGGGAAAATTAAAAATGATGAAGATGTTAGTAGAATGGTTGAACATAATGCTTTAGATAATTTGTATAACTATGACGGCAAAATCCGCTATTTAGCATTGAAAGCCTTATTTAAAATGAATTCGGACATATTAGATGTTTATATTAATGATATTGAAGATTTATTTGATTTTATGAATGATCCTGATGCAGAATTCCGTGTTTTCATTATAAAAATCATTAGTGATAAGGAAGATTTTATGTTTGAGGATTATGAAGATTTGGCAAAAAAATCTCCAGCTGTAAAACCATTGATTAATGCTTTAAAAGATTCTAATACTAATGTACAATTAGCCGCGTTTTGTGCTTTATGTATGTATGGCAGGTTAGATGATTTAATAGATGATTTTAAAGACAAGGATTATTTTATTGAACTCATTGATTTATTGAAAAGGAAAGAATACGTTGAAGATCTGATTGAGGATTTAGAATTTAAAAACTATGATATATTTTCCTATGCCATTAAGGCTATTGATGAAATACTTAAACCTATTGCCCCATTAAATAAACCAAATGAAGATATACAGATTCAAACACATGCCAGAAATGCATTGGAGAAAAATGGAAAATTTGAAACTCCGAATGTTAATGGAGAAATAAAGGATGATAAAATTAATGAAACAGTTATTTCTGAAGCAATAGAAGAAGATTTAAATAAAGAGAGTGTAAAGGCTATTTCAGAAGAAAACAATAATTATACTGAACCTGTAAAGGCGAATGATAGTGAAAATGAGATTATTACAATGGAAGACATTAAGCAAATGGGAGAAAAAAGAGATATTGAAGGACTTATAAGAGTTTTAAAAGATGAAAAATATGATGATAGCTATAGTATTGTATGTTTTCTTGTAGATTTTGGTTCTGAATCCGTTGAACCCCTTATCAAATCTCTTAAAAATTCGGATGATCCGTCTTTTAAAAGCTTTTGTATCTATATACTTGGAAGGATAAGGGATAAAAGTTCATTAAATGTTTTAGAGGATGCTTTTGAAGATCCTACTACTCAACGCGCTGCAGCAGGAGCACTTGCAAAAATTGGTGATCTTAAAGGTCTAATATATTTAATAGAAATAAATGAAGAAAAAATAGCAGCAGGTGAGAGAGAACTTTGGGGAGATCTTCGTGATAGTGACTTTAATGGAAAGGAATACTTAATTGAGGAAAATGACCCAATACTTCAAAAAGTTGGTATGTACGCTTTAAAGTATAATGGAAAGTTTCGTGACTTTAAGTTTCTTAATAAATATTTAAAAAATCCAGATCCATTAAAACGTATAGCAGCTCTCAACTCCATGGACAACATTTTTCATGATACTAGGAGATCTGCCAGTTTTATCGATGATAATATTTTAGATGCACTAAGAAATGATATGGTAGGGTTAGATATAGGATTTGCAAGTGATCATAAAATAGCATATAAACTTATAATGAGATCATTAAAAGATCCTGATTCAAAAGTTCAATTAGAAGCTAAAAAATCATTATTGAACATGATTGATAGTTGTATAGCCGATGAAGAGTATTATGGAGAATTTATAAGAGACTTAGAAACACTAGGATATATTATTGACTTTAAATATTTAGAAAAGATTGGTTTTGGATTAAGAGATGTAGAAGTTAATTATAATTTTGCATTCAGACGAACAATAAATTAA
- a CDS encoding transcription elongation factor Spt5, whose product MIYALRTLVGQEKNVARLLARNVRSSDIEVNSILVPDNLRGYILVETSSKIDMQDPAFKVPNLRGSVEGEITFEEIKSFLNPEPIIASVKKGSIVELVSGPFKGERAKVVRIDESKEEVVLELIEAAIPIPVTVKGDQIRLIQKEAD is encoded by the coding sequence TTGATATATGCATTAAGAACACTTGTAGGACAGGAAAAAAACGTTGCAAGATTGCTTGCAAGAAATGTCAGAAGCAGTGATATTGAAGTAAATTCAATACTTGTTCCAGATAATCTAAGAGGTTACATTTTAGTAGAAACATCATCTAAAATAGACATGCAAGATCCTGCTTTTAAAGTTCCAAACCTACGAGGATCAGTTGAAGGTGAAATAACCTTTGAAGAGATAAAAAGCTTTTTAAATCCAGAGCCTATAATAGCTTCTGTTAAAAAAGGAAGCATTGTAGAACTTGTATCTGGTCCTTTTAAAGGTGAAAGGGCTAAAGTAGTTAGAATAGATGAATCAAAGGAAGAAGTAGTTTTAGAACTTATTGAAGCTGCTATTCCAATTCCAGTTACGGTCAAAGGTGACCAAATTAGATTGATACAGAAGGAGGCAGATTAA
- the rpl12p gene encoding 50S ribosomal protein P1, with product MEYIYAAMLLHTTSQEINEENVKKVLEAAGAEADDARVKALIAALEDVDIEEAMEKTAVAAAAPAAGAAAPAEAAAEEEEEEEEEEEKEEEAAAGLGALFG from the coding sequence ATGGAATATATATACGCAGCAATGTTATTGCACACAACAAGTCAGGAAATTAACGAAGAAAATGTTAAAAAGGTTCTCGAAGCAGCAGGAGCAGAAGCAGACGACGCAAGAGTTAAAGCATTAATCGCAGCACTCGAAGATGTGGATATTGAAGAAGCAATGGAGAAAACCGCAGTAGCGGCAGCAGCTCCAGCAGCAGGCGCAGCAGCTCCAGCAGAAGCAGCAGCTGAAGAGGAAGAAGAGGAAGAAGAAGAGGAAGAAAAAGAAGAAGAAGCCGCAGCAGGTCTCGGCGCTCTCTTTGGATAA
- the ftsZ gene encoding cell division protein FtsZ produces the protein MKSLINNTLKESEAKRERRPTDIQNNLDASDINNDLKDIIEKSRAKIFVVGTGGAGNNTVSRLMEIGIEGADTVSVNTDAQDLFYSNSHQKLLIGKATCGGLGAGGIPEIGEESAEESEEQIKERLEGADMVFVTCGLGGGTGTGSAPVIASLAKKIGALTIAVATMPFSAEGLRRRENAEKGLDKLQNNADTVIVIPNDKLLEVAPNLPINKAFMVTDELLGRAVKGITELITKPGLVALDFADIKSIMKESGMAMIGMGESESGDRAIESVHEALSSPLLDLDISNAKGALINISGSSDLTLHEAEKIVQIVADELDPEANIIWGTQIQEDLQNIIRTTLVVAGVKSPHIFGEPAEREYMEEESKDSIPESALEEFIDGVL, from the coding sequence TTGAAATCTCTTATAAATAATACATTAAAAGAATCAGAAGCAAAAAGAGAGAGAAGACCAACTGATATCCAGAACAACCTTGATGCATCAGATATTAACAATGACCTTAAAGATATCATAGAAAAAAGCAGGGCCAAAATATTCGTCGTTGGAACTGGAGGGGCTGGAAATAACACAGTTTCAAGGCTTATGGAAATAGGAATTGAAGGTGCAGACACAGTTTCGGTCAATACAGATGCACAGGATCTTTTCTACTCAAATTCCCATCAGAAACTATTAATCGGCAAGGCAACTTGCGGAGGATTAGGGGCTGGAGGAATACCTGAAATAGGCGAAGAAAGCGCTGAAGAAAGTGAAGAACAGATAAAAGAAAGGTTAGAAGGAGCTGACATGGTATTTGTAACATGTGGGCTTGGAGGAGGTACAGGAACAGGTTCTGCTCCTGTAATCGCTAGTCTGGCCAAAAAGATTGGAGCATTAACAATCGCAGTAGCTACAATGCCTTTCAGTGCTGAAGGACTTCGAAGACGGGAAAATGCTGAGAAAGGATTGGATAAACTTCAAAATAACGCAGATACAGTAATAGTCATACCTAATGACAAATTACTGGAAGTTGCGCCTAATCTACCTATAAACAAAGCTTTCATGGTGACAGATGAACTTTTAGGCAGAGCAGTTAAAGGTATAACTGAACTTATAACCAAACCAGGTCTTGTGGCTCTTGATTTTGCAGATATTAAAAGCATAATGAAAGAATCTGGAATGGCAATGATCGGTATGGGTGAATCTGAATCTGGTGACCGAGCAATTGAATCAGTTCACGAAGCATTAAGCAGTCCATTACTTGACTTGGACATTTCAAACGCTAAAGGCGCGCTAATTAACATATCTGGAAGCTCAGATTTAACATTGCATGAAGCAGAAAAGATTGTTCAAATTGTAGCTGATGAACTCGATCCAGAGGCAAACATAATTTGGGGTACACAAATACAAGAAGATCTCCAAAACATAATCAGGACAACTCTTGTAGTTGCCGGAGTGAAGTCTCCTCACATATTTGGCGAACCTGCCGAACGTGAGTACATGGAAGAGGAAAGCAAAGATTCAATTCCAGAATCAGCTTTAGAAGAGTTTATAGATGGTGTTTTGTAA
- a CDS encoding 50S ribosomal protein L1: MKQEILEAVKKAKEESKPRNFTQSIDVVINIKDLDVKKPENRIDEEVFLPNGRGKGVKIAFIADGELEVQAKNSGADIVISKADLEDLGKNRKEAKKMANQYTFFVAQADMMPQVGRFLGPVLGPRKKMPKPVPATAKPDPILERLTSTVKVRIKDQPVIQAIVGSQDMDDEAIADNVEAVLGILDRKLEKGRNQVKSMYIKTTMGPVARVI, translated from the coding sequence ATGAAACAAGAGATTTTGGAAGCAGTGAAGAAGGCAAAAGAGGAATCTAAGCCGAGAAACTTCACACAGTCTATCGATGTTGTAATTAACATCAAAGATTTAGACGTGAAAAAACCAGAAAACAGAATAGATGAAGAAGTATTCCTTCCAAATGGACGTGGTAAAGGCGTGAAAATTGCCTTTATAGCAGACGGTGAACTTGAAGTTCAAGCAAAAAATTCAGGTGCAGATATTGTAATTTCTAAGGCAGATTTAGAAGACCTTGGAAAAAACAGGAAAGAAGCCAAAAAAATGGCCAACCAGTACACATTTTTTGTTGCACAGGCAGATATGATGCCGCAAGTTGGTAGATTTTTAGGGCCAGTTCTTGGACCTCGAAAAAAGATGCCGAAACCAGTTCCAGCTACTGCTAAACCAGATCCAATATTGGAAAGACTTACCAGTACCGTAAAAGTAAGAATAAAGGATCAGCCAGTTATCCAGGCAATTGTGGGTTCACAAGATATGGACGATGAAGCAATTGCAGATAATGTGGAAGCTGTGCTTGGAATATTAGACCGAAAACTGGAGAAAGGAAGAAACCAAGTAAAATCCATGTATATTAAAACAACCATGGGTCCAGTAGCGAGGGTGATCTAA
- a CDS encoding ATP-binding cassette domain-containing protein: MIKEITILGGYDKQGTKEPVEEVIINKGEIFGVVGPTGSGKSSLIGDIEQLAQKDTFSKRKILIDGKEPSYDDRTDPRKKMVAQLSQNMNFLADMHVGDFLSLHAKCRGASSKCVNAVVDLANTLTGEPIKKEHELTILSGGQSRALMVADVAIISNSPIVLIDEIENAGIRKHDALKALAGHGKIVMVVTHDPVLALMTDKRIVMKNGGMQNVLNTSSKEKQMSEKLNKIDELMLNLRDRVRNGEVLEDVEQINF; encoded by the coding sequence ATGATAAAAGAAATAACTATTCTCGGTGGTTACGATAAACAGGGCACTAAAGAACCTGTAGAAGAAGTTATAATTAATAAGGGAGAGATATTTGGAGTTGTAGGACCTACAGGAAGTGGAAAAAGCTCTCTTATTGGAGATATTGAACAGCTTGCCCAGAAAGACACATTTTCAAAAAGAAAAATTCTTATTGATGGTAAAGAACCGAGCTATGATGACCGAACTGACCCTCGAAAGAAAATGGTTGCACAGTTGTCCCAGAATATGAATTTCTTAGCAGATATGCATGTAGGTGACTTTTTAAGTCTTCATGCAAAGTGTCGTGGCGCAAGCAGTAAGTGTGTAAATGCAGTGGTTGATCTTGCAAATACCCTTACAGGAGAACCAATAAAAAAAGAGCATGAACTCACCATATTAAGCGGAGGGCAGTCCAGAGCACTTATGGTTGCAGATGTGGCCATTATAAGCAATTCCCCAATTGTATTGATTGATGAAATTGAAAATGCAGGAATACGCAAGCATGATGCTCTTAAAGCACTTGCTGGGCATGGAAAAATAGTTATGGTTGTGACTCATGACCCTGTACTTGCCCTTATGACCGATAAACGGATTGTAATGAAAAACGGCGGGATGCAGAACGTTTTAAACACAAGCTCCAAAGAAAAGCAAATGTCTGAAAAATTAAACAAAATAGATGAATTAATGCTTAATTTAAGGGATAGAGTAAGAAATGGAGAAGTTTTAGAAGATGTTGAACAAATTAACTTCTAA
- a CDS encoding coenzyme F420-0:L-glutamate ligase → MKTSKYKVIPVKTGYIKPNEPYDVIINSAKDLLEDGDFLVISETPLAISQGRLVDESEFTPSLLATFLADIWSKYIWGYVLGPILGIKKRTIKNLRNLPPEARAHKEVVLKYYGLKHALKPASEAGIDLSNAPGNYVSLLPENPVGVVEDIARKISKNLGKEVVVSIIDTDATYELLGKLFTSLPTAINEIKSNFGFFGYVLGRFGKIKGPTPLAVSKIEDLEEIMEIAKVADDYQNQNEYSMETVYDMGKTFNLEIDGVTVEMLSSIEHMPAVIVRKRK, encoded by the coding sequence ATGAAAACTTCAAAATACAAAGTTATACCTGTAAAAACAGGTTACATAAAGCCAAATGAACCTTATGACGTTATAATTAACAGTGCAAAGGATTTATTGGAAGATGGTGATTTTCTTGTTATTTCAGAAACTCCCCTAGCCATATCACAGGGCAGACTTGTGGATGAGTCTGAATTTACACCATCCCTTCTTGCAACTTTTCTGGCAGATATCTGGTCTAAATATATTTGGGGTTATGTTTTAGGGCCTATTTTGGGCATTAAAAAGAGAACTATTAAAAATTTAAGAAATTTACCTCCTGAAGCCCGAGCACATAAAGAAGTTGTTTTAAAATATTATGGGCTAAAACATGCCTTAAAACCTGCTTCTGAAGCTGGAATTGACTTAAGTAACGCTCCAGGGAACTATGTTTCTCTTTTACCTGAAAATCCAGTTGGAGTAGTGGAGGATATAGCTAGGAAAATATCTAAAAATTTGGGGAAAGAAGTTGTAGTAAGTATAATTGATACAGACGCAACATATGAACTTTTGGGAAAATTGTTTACATCGCTCCCTACCGCTATAAATGAAATTAAATCCAATTTTGGATTCTTTGGATATGTTTTAGGAAGGTTTGGGAAAATTAAAGGTCCAACTCCCCTTGCAGTTTCCAAAATAGAGGATTTAGAAGAGATTATGGAAATTGCTAAAGTTGCTGATGATTATCAAAATCAGAATGAATATAGCATGGAAACTGTTTATGACATGGGCAAAACCTTTAATTTAGAAATTGATGGCGTAACAGTTGAAATGTTAAGTTCAATTGAACATATGCCTGCAGTTATAGTAAGAAAGCGCAAATAA